The Calditrichota bacterium DNA window ATCGACGATAGTGCCCGTGGCGGGGGAGGGAATCTCGGAATCGACTTTGTCGGTGGAGATTTCGAGGATGTCTTCGTCGCGTTCGACCTTGTCGCCGACGCCTTTGCGCCATTTGACGATGGTGCCTTCCGCAATCGATTCCCCCATCTGGGGCATGATCATTTCAACTTTCATAGGACTCTATGGTAAGTTCGGGTATTGGTTGACAGTGTTATGAAGGTGTCATTCCCACGCTGGCGGGACTGGAACAGGGACGCCTATGGCGGACAATCCATTCTCCGCATCATTCCCGCGCAGGCGGGAATCCATTTTATCCCGTCGCCTCGCGCCCGGCTGCCGAAGAGGACGATTTTGATCGGATCGACGGCTTCGACGATGCGGGCGGTGATGGCGGGGGTGAGATCAAGCATATTCCAAAGTATCTTGATTTACCTTCTTCCCTTGCACGTGCAGGGCGTCGGCGCAAAATTCAAGACCGTTCGGCCAGAGCAGTGACCTGCCTCGCTCGGTGATGCGAACCTGGCGGAGGAAATTTGGGTCGGCGAGCGGTGCAGCCAAATTACCCCGAGAAATGACCTCATTTAAATCCTTTATGAGGGTTTCGCCATCGCTAAATTCAACAGCGAGGCTCCTTCCGGGGAGAGATTCAATACTGACTATACGATGTAACATTCTTTATTCCAATGGCTTAATGGATTTTTGAATTTTATTCGCGTGCGCAAGATCCCAGTCCTCGGACAATTCACTTAGATGCTGGGCAGCCCATTCCAGAACTAATGAACGCACTCGATGCGGGATCGTTCCCTTGATGATGCGCAAATTCGGAAGCGAGAATTGAGCCGAGTGCTCACCGTATTCTGCGTGAAAATGCGGCGGGAGATGATCGTCGTGATACATCTTTATGACGATTCCGTAGAATCTGGGAAGTTCAGGCATGATTGATAGTGTTTTAGTGCGTCATTCCCGCGCAGGCGGGAATCTATTCTAAGCGTCATTCCCGCGCAGGCGGGAATCCAGATATTAGATATAACGAGTGAGCTGAGATACCTCGACTCGTGCACGCTGGACGCCCTCGTCCGGCGTGTGTTGTGAATTGTGGTGTGTGCGGACGAGGTCGTCCACCCGCCTCTTTGAATCACTTCACCACTACTGCCTTCCGAACGGCTTGAGTGCCGGCGGCATGCAGTTTCAAGTAGTAGATTCCTGCCGGGACTCTGGATGCGTCCCAGACCACCGAATGCGCGCCACCGGTTTGCAAGCCCTCCGCCAACGTCGTCACAAACCGTCCCGATCCGTCATAGACCTTCATCGCCGCCTCCATCGCGGTAGGGAGGGAATACCCTACCCGTGTGGAAGCGTTGAAGGGGTTGGGAAAGGCGGGGT harbors:
- a CDS encoding DUF4160 domain-containing protein, yielding MPELPRFYGIVIKMYHDDHLPPHFHAEYGEHSAQFSLPNLRIIKGTIPHRVRSLVLEWAAQHLSELSEDWDLAHANKIQKSIKPLE
- a CDS encoding DUF2442 domain-containing protein — encoded protein: MLHRIVSIESLPGRSLAVEFSDGETLIKDLNEVISRGNLAAPLADPNFLRQVRITERGRSLLWPNGLEFCADALHVQGKKVNQDTLEYA